A single window of Sebaldella sp. S0638 DNA harbors:
- a CDS encoding Gp138 family membrane-puncturing spike protein: HNKVLLFLVYHKKIFLFTDFLSQAHIYVDTPNIYTIPIMPIFNSSSFFINAPYKIGDLVVVAFCQHSLEGTIDSAEQVEPVSKDRYSLDDAIIIGNITAQYTDQYPEDLSIIHKESGNYIRFTKDGNIEIAGNTKINGNLEVTGTGNFDGLLNSSEDVQSNSISLVNHTHGNVQSGSSDTGVPK; encoded by the coding sequence CATAATAAAGTCCTCCTGTTTTTAGTTTATCATAAAAAGATTTTTTTATTTACAGACTTTTTATCACAGGCTCATATCTATGTTGATACTCCTAATATCTATACTATTCCCATTATGCCAATTTTTAATTCATCTTCTTTTTTTATAAATGCACCATATAAAATCGGTGATCTGGTTGTTGTAGCTTTTTGCCAGCACTCTCTCGAGGGAACAATTGATTCTGCGGAACAGGTAGAACCTGTTTCAAAAGATCGCTACTCTCTTGATGATGCGATTATTATCGGCAATATTACAGCACAATACACTGATCAGTATCCGGAAGATTTATCAATTATTCACAAGGAAAGTGGAAATTATATACGTTTTACTAAAGATGGAAATATAGAAATAGCTGGTAATACTAAAATAAATGGAAACTTAGAAGTCACTGGAACTGGAAATTTTGATGGATTACTAAACTCTTCTGAAGATGTTCAAAGTAACTCTATCAGTTTAGTTAATCACACTCATGGAAATGTTCAGTCTGGATCAAGTGATACGGGGGTGCCTAAATAA
- a CDS encoding baseplate J/gp47 family protein, giving the protein MGAITPIGYKKETFSEHLDNIEKRWKARLEDDQFSFDFNTPEGIHNEALTYEITSLDEQLLELSNMFNIDGAKGIFLDYLQKLLPVEPRYTGKKANGLVIIESGTSQTIPKDTVIRAGTLEYKVMETTVINQNSKEVYVMASDTGTEYNIPEKSITKIDGFQVLNIYNPYAFTNGEGLESDSDFRYRLKNAKNKSATATYDAIKTALLDLDVVNDVIILDPKTTPATANGTTKIIVDGTPDRKIAKAILDTLAAGINTIADSALDYHTEEFLITKKIKTAITYNILKFKSLKIRVEVLEVNGEKDSRWTKPIQDELIKYCDSLGLGEPMTYNELHSEVNGIDEIRYAKVYVLDNSDNPNADYQIYNLEHKFDILDTQKYKLTRSDIEVVYV; this is encoded by the coding sequence ATGGGGGCAATCACTCCTATCGGATATAAAAAAGAAACATTTTCAGAACATCTTGATAATATTGAAAAAAGATGGAAAGCTCGTTTGGAAGATGACCAATTTAGTTTTGACTTTAACACCCCTGAAGGGATTCATAATGAAGCCCTTACATATGAAATAACTTCTTTGGATGAACAACTGCTGGAATTATCCAATATGTTCAATATTGACGGCGCTAAGGGGATATTTTTAGATTATTTACAAAAACTTCTTCCTGTAGAACCAAGATATACAGGCAAAAAAGCAAATGGCTTAGTCATTATTGAATCTGGTACTTCACAAACAATTCCCAAAGATACAGTTATAAGAGCAGGAACTCTGGAATATAAAGTCATGGAAACTACAGTTATTAATCAAAATAGTAAAGAAGTGTATGTTATGGCTTCCGATACAGGTACAGAGTACAATATTCCTGAAAAAAGCATAACTAAAATTGACGGATTTCAGGTTTTGAATATTTACAACCCATATGCATTCACAAATGGAGAAGGCTTAGAAAGTGATTCAGATTTTAGATACAGACTTAAAAATGCCAAAAATAAAAGTGCAACTGCCACATATGATGCAATTAAAACCGCTCTTTTAGACCTTGATGTAGTTAATGATGTAATTATTCTGGATCCTAAAACTACTCCTGCTACTGCTAACGGTACTACAAAAATAATTGTGGACGGAACACCTGACAGAAAAATCGCAAAAGCAATTTTAGATACTCTGGCAGCAGGAATAAACACAATTGCAGATTCTGCTTTGGATTATCATACAGAAGAATTTCTAATCACTAAAAAGATCAAAACTGCTATTACTTACAATATCCTGAAATTTAAATCTTTAAAAATAAGAGTTGAAGTTCTTGAGGTAAACGGTGAAAAAGATAGTAGATGGACAAAGCCTATTCAGGATGAACTGATAAAATACTGTGATTCTCTCGGTCTTGGAGAACCAATGACATATAACGAACTTCATTCAGAGGTTAATGGTATAGATGAGATCAGATATGCCAAAGTATACGTTTTGGATAATTCTGATAATCCCAATGCAGATTATCAAATTTATAATCTGGAACATAAATTCGATATTCTTGATACACAGAAATATAAGTTAACCAGAAGTGATATTGAGGTAGTTTATGTATAG